A genomic window from Silene latifolia isolate original U9 population chromosome 11, ASM4854445v1, whole genome shotgun sequence includes:
- the LOC141614175 gene encoding uncharacterized protein LOC141614175: protein MATDGKSEPPKLSLHPVYKVTNIQNKVRVLDGLKVSYSLWIDLFTLHARRYKVLHHIDGTAAPSKTDPLYEAWSEVDAIVLQWIYGTMSDDLLPRVLSRDSTAREAWNRVANIFLNNKGARAASLEHEFINLKLDKFPNFDAYCQRLKELSVALSDVGAAVSDQRLPYGHGPFYMDTGASSHLSADAGFSEWESDSEEQQ, encoded by the exons ATGGCCACTGACGGCAAATCTGAACCCCCCAAATTGTCCCTCCATCCGGTATACAAGGTGACCAATATTCAAAACAAGGTCCGTGTTCTCGATGGTCTTAAGGTCTCCTACTCTTTGTGGATCGATCTTTTTACGCTACATGCTCGCAGATATAAGGTTCTGCATCATATCGACGGCACCGCCGCTCCGTCAAAGACGGACCCGTTGTATGAGGCGTGGTCCGAGGTCGATGCCATTGTTTTACAATGGATATATGGCACAATGTCAGACGACCTCCTTCCCCGTGTTCTCTCACGCGACTCCACCGCTCGTGAAGCCTGGAATCGGGTTGCGAATATTTTTCTCAACAACAAAGGAGCCCGTGCCGCAAGTCTCGAGCATGAGTTTATCAATCTCAAACTCGATAAGTTTCCTAATTTTGATGCATACTGTCAACGTTTGAAAGAGTTATCAGTAGCATTGTCGGATGTCGGCGCTGCTGTCTCTGATCAGCGTTTG CCCTATGGTCATGGTCCGTTCTACATGGACACGGGAGCATCGTCTCACCTTAGCGCGGACGCAG gatTTAGCGAATGGGAATCTGATTCTGAGGAGCAACAGTAA